The following are encoded in a window of Novosphingobium sp. CECT 9465 genomic DNA:
- the traU gene encoding conjugal transfer pilus assembly protein TraU: MAATVLAPPVLAQGLPSGPGRCSGSFVNPVTDVCWGCMFPLSLGSLKIWPSSRADTDNPDLPICACGTPVPRIGLAIGFWEPVRLIDVSTKPWCFPNLGGIKLDPGFPIGNGYASDGAQLGGQSQRTAKYHVHYYIYPLLYWLEVVTDFLCLEASSFDVAYMSEIDPLWQDDELASLLNPEAALFTSVIAQAACSADCISASARLPMDELFWCSGCQGSMYPMNGNVGANIGIKQSARLAAERMVYKLHRQGLAWGTSGSKALCSKYIMPILKKSQYRMQQVNPTPMVSGREACSPIGATTILPKSGQVYPVKGEDVGFLLWRKRNCCML, translated from the coding sequence ATGGCGGCAACCGTGCTGGCCCCCCCGGTTCTGGCTCAGGGTCTTCCGAGCGGGCCTGGTCGGTGCTCAGGCAGTTTCGTCAATCCGGTGACCGATGTGTGCTGGGGCTGCATGTTCCCCTTGTCGCTGGGCTCGCTCAAGATTTGGCCATCATCGCGTGCTGACACCGACAATCCGGACCTTCCGATCTGCGCCTGCGGCACGCCTGTGCCGCGCATCGGCCTGGCGATCGGTTTCTGGGAGCCGGTCCGGCTGATTGATGTCTCGACCAAGCCGTGGTGCTTTCCGAACCTTGGCGGCATCAAGCTCGACCCCGGCTTTCCGATCGGTAACGGTTATGCCTCCGACGGCGCGCAGCTAGGGGGCCAGTCCCAGCGCACGGCCAAATACCACGTGCACTATTACATCTACCCGCTTCTATACTGGCTCGAAGTGGTGACCGATTTCCTGTGTCTCGAGGCGAGCTCGTTCGACGTTGCCTATATGAGCGAGATCGATCCGCTTTGGCAGGACGACGAGCTGGCATCTCTCCTCAATCCCGAGGCCGCCCTTTTCACCTCAGTCATCGCGCAGGCCGCCTGCTCAGCCGATTGCATCTCGGCCAGCGCAAGATTGCCAATGGACGAGCTGTTCTGGTGCTCTGGTTGCCAGGGTTCGATGTATCCGATGAACGGCAATGTTGGTGCCAATATCGGCATCAAGCAGTCAGCGCGGCTCGCGGCCGAGCGCATGGTCTACAAGCTCCACCGTCAGGGGCTCGCCTGGGGCACCAGTGGATCGAAAGCGCTGTGTTCCAAGTACATCATGCCGATTCTCAAGAAGAGCCAGTACCGGATGCAGCAGGTAAATCCGACGCCCATGGTGAGTGGCCGCGAAGCCTGTTCTCCGATTGGAGCGACCACGATCTTGCCCAAATCTGGGCAGGTCTATCCCGTCAAAGGCGAGGATGTCGGCTTCCTCCTCTGGCGCAAACGCAATTGTTGCATGCTGTGA
- a CDS encoding S26 family signal peptidase, whose product MAIAGVCLVAGALSAASKWSENHALMINVTDSLPNWAFVVEARRFPVRGDYVVFHPGHDPITVKYFGAKPAAFTKIALGLPGDTVTRIGNDVHVNGKRVATIKPMTKRGDRLVAGPLGVVPEGCIFAGTPHKDGFDSRYAHIGFVCRDRLVGTGQPIL is encoded by the coding sequence GTGGCGATCGCTGGTGTCTGTCTCGTTGCAGGCGCCCTCAGCGCAGCTTCGAAGTGGAGCGAGAACCACGCGCTGATGATCAACGTGACGGACTCGCTCCCGAACTGGGCGTTCGTGGTCGAGGCCAGGCGTTTTCCGGTGCGCGGGGACTATGTGGTTTTCCATCCCGGTCATGATCCCATTACGGTGAAGTATTTTGGGGCGAAGCCGGCGGCTTTCACCAAGATCGCTCTTGGTCTGCCAGGCGACACGGTGACGCGCATCGGCAATGATGTGCACGTCAACGGCAAGCGCGTGGCGACCATCAAACCGATGACAAAGCGCGGCGACCGTCTTGTCGCCGGCCCGCTCGGGGTTGTGCCGGAAGGCTGCATTTTTGCAGGAACTCCGCACAAGGACGGGTTCGACAGCCGCTATGCGCATATCGGCTTTGTGTGCCGCGACCGGCTTGTCGGCACCGGGCAGCCAATCCTGTGA
- a CDS encoding conjugal transfer protein TraF, which yields MTRLALLSLASALGAAAVPLLAQPPADANRDVFYCDERKLGSWFYCNSEEAKRKAREQARPASPAIPATERMAQITAKLDELKARAILEPTSENIVSYIRFQREQLDRASTFADVWGRSIWQNPDLDYTLERPVSTLAKQTWAEDRKAQREGSMAALTERYGVFYFYSSSCSACRTFSPVMRALSDTYGLEVLAVSMDGGPNEAFPNYVVDSGQYQRMGLQGGAVPALVLFDTQTRKPIPIGYGVMAADDVMQRIFYLTQIEPGSDY from the coding sequence ATGACGAGATTAGCGCTCCTGAGCCTTGCATCAGCCCTCGGGGCGGCGGCTGTCCCCTTGCTCGCCCAGCCACCGGCAGATGCCAATCGCGATGTGTTCTACTGCGACGAGCGCAAGCTTGGGAGCTGGTTTTACTGCAACTCGGAGGAAGCCAAGCGCAAGGCACGCGAGCAGGCAAGGCCCGCATCGCCAGCCATTCCTGCGACCGAGCGCATGGCTCAGATTACGGCGAAGCTCGATGAGCTCAAAGCACGGGCCATTCTCGAGCCAACATCAGAAAACATCGTCAGCTATATCCGGTTCCAGCGCGAGCAGCTCGACCGCGCTTCGACATTCGCGGATGTGTGGGGGCGCTCGATCTGGCAGAACCCCGATCTCGACTATACGCTCGAACGGCCTGTTTCGACTCTCGCAAAGCAGACTTGGGCAGAGGATCGCAAGGCCCAGCGTGAAGGCTCGATGGCGGCGCTCACCGAGCGCTACGGGGTCTTCTATTTCTACTCCTCGTCCTGCTCGGCTTGCCGAACCTTTTCGCCGGTAATGCGGGCACTGTCCGACACATACGGGCTAGAGGTGCTCGCGGTCTCGATGGATGGCGGGCCCAACGAAGCGTTCCCCAATTATGTCGTCGATAGCGGCCAATACCAGCGCATGGGCCTTCAGGGCGGCGCTGTTCCAGCCCTGGTCCTTTTCGACACCCAGACACGCAAGCCGATTCCGATCGGCTACGGCGTGATGGCGGCCGACGATGTGATGCAGCGCATTTTCTACCTCACCCAGATTGAGCCCGGGAGTGACTACTGA
- the trbC gene encoding type-F conjugative transfer system pilin assembly protein TrbC, which yields MNRRGLFPALAASLLLGVTAVVAQNLTDFDPKAIEARADTFKADAQALFDYATANAQTQAEEAQTVVAQGYEAAGGLDVSQIAGKDGPVDFDEMVAGARAGMARPKGAPLFVAFASLSMPEEALAQMIADTTRAGGVVVFRGFSTGNPQTFITGIRKVVDQSGASNVAIDPRLFRSFGVDRVPTYVALATDFEPCDQLDCVTAPPPHDRISGNTSVAYVLETFAGAGGPGAPVARLALANLRGKR from the coding sequence ATGAACCGCAGAGGACTCTTCCCCGCTCTCGCCGCCAGCCTGCTGCTTGGTGTGACCGCCGTCGTTGCTCAGAATTTGACCGACTTCGACCCGAAAGCGATCGAGGCGCGGGCCGATACATTCAAGGCCGACGCCCAAGCACTCTTCGACTACGCTACCGCCAACGCGCAAACCCAAGCCGAAGAGGCGCAGACGGTTGTCGCGCAAGGCTATGAGGCAGCCGGCGGCCTCGATGTGTCGCAGATCGCCGGGAAAGATGGCCCGGTCGACTTCGACGAGATGGTGGCTGGCGCCAGGGCCGGCATGGCCCGCCCCAAGGGTGCGCCGCTATTTGTGGCATTCGCCAGCCTGTCGATGCCCGAAGAGGCGCTTGCACAGATGATCGCCGACACGACCAGAGCAGGCGGCGTTGTCGTTTTCCGCGGCTTCTCCACCGGAAATCCGCAGACCTTCATCACCGGTATCCGCAAGGTTGTCGACCAGTCTGGCGCAAGCAATGTGGCAATCGATCCCCGGTTGTTTCGATCCTTCGGCGTCGACCGAGTTCCCACCTATGTGGCTCTCGCGACCGATTTCGAGCCCTGCGATCAGCTCGATTGTGTGACCGCGCCGCCGCCGCATGATCGCATCTCAGGCAATACCAGTGTGGCTTATGTGCTTGAGACCTTCGCCGGGGCGGGCGGGCCGGGCGCGCCGGTTGCCCGTCTCGCTCTTGCCAATCTGAGGGGGAAAAGGTGA
- a CDS encoding TrbI F-type domain-containing protein, with the protein MTDLFDHMAAPATPASAKASQVRPRSRFAALSAREILLFAGAATTFVWGAWVTKSVAAQGSGQQEFVQLQLQGIIGEYLQAQARSNADEQTAARQTAVFMAALDETVSGLSKSGKVVLVHEAIVGGEVPDVTQSVKTAVYAKVPRPQPAQALGAAPQGQAARVEQEMQAFMAANQGRQRDGKP; encoded by the coding sequence ATGACGGACCTTTTCGACCATATGGCGGCGCCTGCCACACCCGCGTCTGCAAAGGCCTCACAGGTCAGACCTCGCAGTCGCTTTGCCGCGCTGTCGGCTCGCGAAATCCTCCTGTTCGCGGGCGCGGCGACAACCTTTGTCTGGGGGGCCTGGGTGACCAAGAGCGTTGCCGCACAGGGGTCAGGGCAGCAAGAATTTGTCCAGCTTCAGCTGCAGGGCATCATTGGGGAGTATCTCCAGGCACAGGCACGCTCGAACGCTGACGAGCAGACCGCAGCACGGCAAACCGCTGTTTTCATGGCTGCGCTGGATGAGACGGTCTCCGGCCTGTCGAAGTCCGGGAAAGTCGTGCTCGTTCATGAGGCGATTGTGGGCGGCGAAGTTCCCGACGTCACGCAGAGCGTGAAGACTGCCGTTTACGCAAAGGTTCCGCGTCCCCAACCGGCGCAGGCGCTCGGCGCTGCTCCTCAGGGGCAGGCGGCCCGCGTTGAACAAGAGATGCAGGCCTTTATGGCTGCCAATCAGGGACGTCAGCGCGATGGCAAACCCTGA
- the traW gene encoding type-F conjugative transfer system protein TraW, with the protein MSATASSGGAVSGQSVDHGQMGQTWSISEPDLLSVIKARLDHAAATGKLDQMNRQFAEKVKARVMRPVPVSGISLAEETRSWEFDPSIRIDKDIRDHKGNLIAVAGQRVNPLAAAALSKKLLFVDGDDPAEVEWAMKHGGDARAKIIFVDGSPFELMKVHQRRFYFDQDGRLTSYFGIRRTPALVEQRGDVLIVTEQAIARKGRGA; encoded by the coding sequence GTGTCAGCGACGGCTTCGAGCGGCGGGGCAGTGTCGGGGCAAAGCGTCGACCACGGGCAGATGGGCCAGACATGGTCCATTTCTGAGCCAGATCTCCTGAGCGTTATCAAGGCGCGGCTCGACCATGCGGCTGCGACCGGAAAACTCGATCAGATGAATCGCCAGTTCGCCGAGAAGGTGAAGGCGAGGGTGATGCGCCCGGTCCCGGTCTCCGGGATTTCGCTTGCGGAAGAGACCCGGAGTTGGGAGTTCGATCCGTCGATCCGGATCGACAAGGACATCCGTGATCACAAGGGCAACCTGATTGCTGTGGCGGGTCAGCGCGTCAATCCTCTTGCCGCCGCTGCGCTTAGCAAGAAACTTCTCTTTGTTGATGGTGATGACCCGGCAGAAGTCGAATGGGCGATGAAGCACGGGGGCGATGCGCGCGCCAAGATCATCTTCGTTGATGGCTCTCCCTTCGAGCTCATGAAGGTTCACCAGCGCCGGTTCTACTTTGATCAGGACGGCCGTCTTACCAGCTATTTCGGGATACGCCGGACCCCGGCGCTGGTCGAGCAGCGCGGCGACGTCCTCATAGTCACTGAGCAAGCCATTGCGCGCAAGGGGAGGGGGGCATGA
- the traC gene encoding type IV secretion system protein TraC has protein sequence MLQAFTNIIDLVTGDARKPEQNARPASVPMLSHFLGYRSFDEEKRIFHQVRSKGFIIELAPLVGANDRVNDVIGSLFSDILLPGTKFSVTNYSSPRVAEKLQTWALPRYKASGVFQTLARHRVDKLRNGAWSTLASDGPFFVRSFRVLLAVGISDGSGLSTDDLLTMREGIISALDSIDVPVKEFAPTDLIRFFDEILAPSTGAGDEVPGYNRFDPINEQCIRRDLVTHVGRDRLVLEAQSLRPTGSSVDGVPELKDFVPERFDVRTMAVRNFPDRWAPWDSQKVIGDIFNPKLSLPCPVLQTACGVIPNQESSEAKAGYKFVRTSSLAEGKGVKLVPKLRTEAAEWQFVADRVKQGEKLVSCYYAVTIIAPKGRGEPCERTLKALYKASGWDLIDETHIQLPAFMAHFPLLLADGLDSDLKRMKRMRTMRSANLAAIAPIQGEYIGGNIPHLLFIGRRGQPQFWSPFQNSAGNHNVAISGKSGSGKSVLLQDLTASFAGVGAKTIVIDDGRSFEHMAKALGGTFTEFKLSSGISINPFRMIDEALAEGDDDYLVDCLAMLKSIVSQMARNETRLNDTERGLIDQAVNLVWDTHGRDGTIDHVMQALKGHEHPFAYDLATSLLPFAAKGTYGKFFLGDANLDLSADLTVFELSDLATRVELRGVVLTSIMFIASQVMRRMDRAIPKPLIIDEAWQMLKGGAMADFVETYSRTCRKYGGALITATQSIHDYYKSEGSRAALENSDWFLILQQKGETISDFRNSDRFEMDNMTEALLRSLKRNGTDYSDIFIRGPETECVARLVLDRFSGTLYSSSPHVFAQIEDYVHRGYRMPEAIEAVAFPEDHREPEEVPMREAAE, from the coding sequence ATGCTGCAGGCCTTCACCAACATCATCGATCTGGTAACCGGCGACGCTCGCAAGCCTGAGCAGAACGCCCGGCCTGCCAGCGTGCCAATGCTCTCCCATTTCCTCGGGTATCGCTCGTTCGATGAGGAGAAGCGTATCTTTCATCAGGTCCGCTCGAAGGGTTTCATCATCGAGCTCGCGCCGCTTGTCGGTGCAAACGACCGGGTCAATGATGTGATCGGGTCGCTGTTCTCCGACATTCTTCTGCCCGGCACCAAGTTCTCGGTCACGAACTATTCGAGCCCGCGCGTTGCTGAGAAACTGCAGACCTGGGCGTTGCCGCGCTACAAGGCTTCGGGGGTTTTCCAGACGCTCGCCCGTCACCGCGTCGACAAGTTGCGCAATGGAGCATGGTCCACTCTTGCGAGCGATGGCCCGTTCTTTGTGCGGAGCTTTCGCGTGCTGCTCGCGGTCGGGATAAGTGACGGTTCGGGCCTTTCGACCGATGACCTCCTGACCATGCGCGAGGGGATCATTTCCGCGCTCGATTCCATCGATGTCCCGGTCAAGGAATTCGCTCCGACCGACCTGATCCGCTTCTTCGACGAGATCCTCGCCCCGTCCACTGGCGCTGGCGATGAAGTGCCGGGATACAACCGGTTCGATCCCATCAATGAGCAATGCATCAGGCGCGATCTCGTCACCCATGTTGGGCGTGACCGCCTCGTACTTGAGGCACAGTCGTTGCGGCCAACGGGCTCATCAGTCGATGGCGTGCCCGAGTTAAAGGACTTCGTGCCTGAGCGCTTCGATGTGCGCACCATGGCGGTGCGCAATTTTCCGGATCGCTGGGCGCCCTGGGATAGCCAGAAGGTGATTGGGGACATCTTCAACCCCAAGCTCTCGCTGCCTTGTCCTGTCTTGCAGACGGCTTGTGGGGTGATCCCCAATCAGGAGTCTTCTGAAGCGAAGGCCGGCTACAAGTTCGTGCGCACCAGCTCGCTTGCGGAAGGCAAGGGCGTGAAGCTTGTGCCCAAGCTGCGCACCGAAGCGGCTGAGTGGCAGTTCGTGGCCGACCGGGTCAAGCAGGGCGAGAAGCTCGTGTCCTGCTACTATGCTGTCACAATCATCGCGCCGAAGGGCCGGGGCGAGCCGTGCGAGCGCACGCTGAAGGCTCTCTACAAGGCGAGCGGGTGGGATCTGATTGACGAGACCCATATCCAGCTTCCCGCCTTCATGGCGCACTTTCCGCTGCTGCTGGCTGACGGGCTCGACAGCGACCTCAAGCGGATGAAGCGCATGCGCACCATGCGCTCGGCGAACCTTGCTGCGATTGCGCCGATCCAGGGCGAATACATCGGCGGCAACATCCCGCACCTGCTCTTCATCGGACGCCGGGGTCAGCCGCAATTCTGGTCACCCTTCCAGAACAGTGCCGGCAACCACAATGTGGCAATCTCGGGCAAGTCCGGTTCAGGCAAGTCGGTGCTGCTGCAGGACCTCACGGCAAGCTTTGCAGGGGTTGGGGCCAAGACCATCGTGATCGATGACGGCCGCAGCTTCGAGCATATGGCCAAGGCGCTGGGCGGGACGTTCACCGAGTTCAAGCTGTCGTCGGGCATTTCGATCAACCCGTTTCGCATGATCGACGAGGCCCTTGCCGAAGGTGACGACGACTATTTGGTCGACTGCCTTGCGATGCTCAAATCCATCGTGTCGCAGATGGCGCGCAATGAGACCCGGCTCAATGACACCGAACGCGGGCTTATCGACCAGGCGGTCAATCTTGTTTGGGACACCCATGGGCGGGACGGCACAATCGATCACGTGATGCAGGCCCTCAAGGGCCACGAGCATCCCTTCGCTTATGATCTGGCGACCTCGCTGCTGCCGTTCGCCGCCAAGGGAACCTACGGGAAGTTCTTCCTTGGCGATGCCAACCTTGACCTGTCGGCCGATCTTACCGTGTTCGAGCTCTCGGACCTGGCGACCCGGGTGGAGCTGCGCGGCGTCGTGTTGACCTCGATCATGTTCATTGCCTCGCAGGTCATGCGCCGGATGGACCGCGCGATCCCGAAACCGCTGATCATCGATGAGGCCTGGCAGATGCTGAAGGGCGGGGCGATGGCCGACTTCGTCGAGACCTATTCGCGCACCTGCCGCAAATATGGCGGCGCGCTGATCACCGCGACGCAGTCGATCCACGATTACTACAAATCCGAAGGCTCACGGGCCGCCCTCGAAAACTCCGACTGGTTCCTCATCCTCCAGCAGAAGGGCGAGACTATCTCGGATTTCCGCAATTCGGATCGGTTCGAGATGGACAACATGACCGAGGCTTTGCTGCGGTCACTGAAGCGCAATGGCACCGACTATTCGGACATCTTCATCCGGGGTCCAGAGACCGAATGCGTCGCTCGGCTCGTCCTCGACCGGTTCTCAGGCACGCTCTATTCGTCGAGCCCGCATGTCTTCGCCCAGATCGAGGACTATGTGCATCGTGGCTACCGGATGCCCGAAGCGATCGAGGCAGTGGCTTTCCCTGAAGATCATCGAGAGCCTGAAGAAGTTCCGATGAGGGAGGCTGCGGAATGA
- a CDS encoding conjugal transfer protein TraN encodes MNGLRILAVSLALAACGHLAHAQMAASDARVEGEAIAKGVRDTTSSGILGNGSAANVPGFQGTDVPSRDYVDDPVGLTAAGEAQRYRDEYRVIVDPYRTRFDSDTVDLSAGRLIEADPDAYLGAGGGPGGAAGACNPLPPGGTGTTTYLESCNAGSQPFAEARSCNASLQIQTEGRRTWEYSCETEEFADRNEMCPILAQAQGSSSCTLERSVRVGQRCLQWVEEEFGRRWCAEPGEPIFRQVWQCPSRLSGVPGGIERNTSRIVGETVDEAACQSATNGATCTLASEVCTAPGETRVINGLSVARSCWEWQRTYQCEGVAPANDCGALEARGDCRFSHDECLSFDADGVTCNVHDRWYQCAIPGAGSQPPPAYVCAGDLYCINGECTQVEREASPEFKDAMVAMNVMGELRDGFDPDRLKIFSGEHLRCTRKVFGLSNCCSGKGVPLLTPFLCDREDREVDKRDDEGLCRFIGTYCSARVLGVCVTRKQSYCCYGSKLVRILNEQGKAQLGMRWGTPQRPDCEGFLIAQFQQLDLSRMDFREVYAEFVDAAKLPDEIDMSIQIQQKIQSYYNTNGGT; translated from the coding sequence GTGAATGGCCTGCGCATCCTTGCGGTCTCCCTTGCGCTTGCGGCTTGCGGTCATCTTGCGCACGCTCAGATGGCAGCCAGTGATGCGAGGGTAGAAGGCGAAGCAATCGCAAAGGGTGTCCGTGACACAACGTCATCGGGCATTCTTGGCAATGGTTCGGCGGCAAACGTGCCCGGCTTCCAGGGCACTGATGTTCCATCGCGCGACTATGTCGACGATCCTGTCGGGCTGACGGCGGCGGGAGAAGCGCAGCGGTATCGCGATGAGTACCGCGTGATCGTTGATCCCTACAGGACCCGGTTCGATTCCGACACTGTCGACCTGTCTGCCGGTCGCCTGATTGAAGCTGACCCCGACGCCTATCTAGGCGCTGGTGGTGGGCCCGGAGGAGCCGCGGGGGCCTGCAACCCCTTGCCTCCGGGAGGGACGGGCACCACGACTTATCTCGAAAGCTGCAATGCCGGCTCGCAGCCCTTTGCGGAGGCGCGCAGCTGTAATGCGTCGTTGCAGATCCAGACCGAGGGACGACGCACCTGGGAGTATTCTTGCGAAACCGAAGAGTTTGCTGATCGCAATGAGATGTGTCCGATACTTGCCCAAGCGCAGGGCTCCAGCTCATGCACGCTCGAGCGCAGCGTTCGGGTAGGGCAGAGATGCCTGCAGTGGGTGGAAGAGGAATTTGGTCGCAGGTGGTGTGCTGAGCCAGGCGAGCCAATCTTCCGCCAGGTCTGGCAATGCCCCTCTCGGCTAAGCGGCGTACCGGGCGGGATTGAACGCAACACCTCGCGGATCGTCGGCGAGACCGTCGACGAGGCCGCCTGCCAGAGCGCCACGAATGGTGCCACCTGCACGCTTGCAAGCGAGGTCTGCACTGCGCCCGGAGAGACGCGGGTCATCAATGGTCTTTCGGTGGCGCGCAGCTGCTGGGAGTGGCAGCGTACCTATCAGTGTGAAGGGGTGGCTCCAGCCAATGACTGTGGTGCCCTTGAGGCGCGTGGCGATTGCAGGTTCAGCCATGACGAGTGCCTGAGCTTTGACGCAGATGGTGTGACCTGCAACGTCCATGATCGCTGGTATCAGTGCGCCATTCCCGGCGCGGGATCGCAGCCGCCACCAGCCTATGTCTGTGCAGGGGATCTCTATTGCATCAATGGGGAATGCACTCAGGTCGAGCGCGAGGCATCACCTGAGTTCAAGGACGCCATGGTCGCCATGAACGTCATGGGCGAGCTACGGGACGGGTTTGATCCTGATCGGCTGAAGATCTTCAGCGGCGAGCATTTGCGCTGCACCCGCAAGGTCTTTGGCCTTTCGAACTGCTGCAGCGGCAAGGGCGTGCCGCTTCTCACGCCGTTCCTGTGTGACCGCGAGGACCGTGAGGTCGACAAGCGGGATGATGAGGGTCTGTGCCGCTTTATCGGGACCTATTGTTCAGCCCGCGTGCTCGGCGTCTGCGTGACCCGCAAGCAGTCATACTGCTGCTACGGCAGTAAGCTCGTCCGGATTCTGAATGAGCAAGGCAAGGCGCAGCTTGGGATGCGGTGGGGGACGCCGCAGCGCCCTGACTGCGAGGGCTTCCTGATCGCCCAGTTCCAGCAGCTTGACTTGAGCCGCATGGATTTCCGGGAAGTTTATGCCGAGTTCGTTGATGCGGCAAAGCTGCCTGACGAGATCGATATGTCGATCCAGATCCAGCAGAAAATCCAAAGCTACTACAACACGAACGGTGGGACCTGA